A DNA window from Schistocerca gregaria isolate iqSchGreg1 chromosome 2, iqSchGreg1.2, whole genome shotgun sequence contains the following coding sequences:
- the LOC126336468 gene encoding cuticle protein 79-like gives MRILVCVYLCGVALSVLAEEEQPVKEKRGLSGSLGGYSGGYGLGGGFSGGYGGGYGGGYGGGYGGGYAGGLGGGIVGGIGAGIGGGEPQITVNRIPVRVPVPVERIVRVPVKVPFTVTVDRPVPVQVPQPYPVPVDNPVPVPVKVPTPVSVPVPQPYVVKRPVPYVVSAGHGGIGGGVGGGLGGGYSGGLAGGYGGAASGFGGLGGYGKYGH, from the exons GTGTGCGTGTATCTGTGTGGTGTGGCCCTGTCCGTCCTAGCCGAGGAGGAGCAGCCAGTGAAAGAGAAGCGAGGACTCTCCGGTTCGCTGGGTGGCTATAGTGGCGGATATGGTCTGGGAGGTGGCTTCAGTGGCGGCTATGGAGGCGGCTATGGTGGCGGCTACGGAGGTGGCTACGGAGGTGGATACGCTGGTGGACTCGGAGGCGGCATTGTAGGCGGCATCGGGGCCGGCATCGGAGGGGGAGAGCCACAGATCACTGTCAACAGAATCCCTGTCCGGGTCCCAGTCCCTGTGGAGAGGATCGTTCGAGTGCCTGTGAAGGTCCCATTCACGGTAACTGTGGACCGGCCTGTCCCTGTGCAGGTGCCTCAGCCGTACCCTGTCCCTGTGGACAACCCTGTGCCCGTCCCCGTCAAG GTCCCCACCCCAGTGTCTGTCCCAGTGCCCCAACCCTACGTCGTTAAGCGTCCAGTGCCCTACGTCGTCAGCGCTGGCCATGGCGGTATCGGAGGAGGCGTTGGTGGTGGTCTTGGAGGAGGCTACAGTGGCGGCCTTGCTGGAGGATACGGTGGAGCTGCCAGCGGCTTCGGAGGACTTGGAGGCTATGGAAAGTACGGCCACTGA